One stretch of Toxoplasma gondii ME49 chromosome XI, whole genome shotgun sequence DNA includes these proteins:
- a CDS encoding AMP-binding enzyme domain-containing protein (encoded by transcript TGME49_310080), with amino-acid sequence MALQYAYPVDSPRPGESAIWRCAKYEEAMAPEAPRAPERGSFLTSFDLEASDCSAQNAFPEGACPPISGWWHSAYGVFRVGKSRAGGGARCMGARPLPTDKEFFYWTFDEADEKARLLGSGLTELLREGVVSVETFADETRNGGKFANVGILLHSRREWILTDLAISAYPPLTSVTLHYTFPPDHMKAILLEAGVSTLVTDVEQLKVVNELKADLPLLRGLVVVNLAEETARLAAEKPEEKEKLLKLVEELRAKDVQVFDFQDILEKGRRAYIPPIMEQDPERIFTIVYTSGTTGNPKGVMMSNRNFVREIQGCLHINDYTLMLDDDFLHFALLPLSHVFERMVEYVAYGFGAAVAYFSRKKELLADDWRFARPSCLIMVPRVAALVLDSIETQMQQLPFLKRAALNFAIGRKLHARRAFVAAAGRPEPELPARQQSMASANSSMSAQSASSACGACSVRGAPPLQAFWYDKVLGASATLQTRLFGCAGRIRFLLSGGGKLNPDVQEKLEAYLATSFLQGWGMTETSGAGCWQARAGDGSLDNAGGPSAVMEMKLRSWEEYDAERMERPQGELLVRGENVFEGYFRQKAMTDDAFVFDEQEEGRDQGEEAIWRSRWLATGDIVEIQPNGSIKIIDRKKSLIKLAQGEYLQTEKLESIYGRSAFVDNIFVHGYDSQSYPVAVVVPNRQTVALWAEKRGATPKAAELTDEQFAELLREAELKKDVLLDLNRLAVDANLLGFEKVKNVHLTTDVWTPDNGMLTPTFKTKRAVMAKTYKADMDRLYDELSHSV; translated from the exons ATGGCACTCCAGTACGCCTACCCCGTCGACTCCCCCC gtCCCGGGGAGAGCGCGATTTGGCGTTGCGCCAAGTACGAGGAGGCGATGGCGCCTGAAGCGCCGAGAGCTCCTGAGAGGGGATCCTTTCTGACGAGTTTCGACTTGGAGGCTTCCGACTGTTCGGCGCAGAACGCGTTTCCAGAGGGCGCCTGCCCTCCCATCTCTGGTTGGTGGCACTCGGCGTACGGCGTCTTTCGTGTGGGGAAGAGCCGTGCAGGCGGAGGCGCGCGGTGCATGGGCGCGCGACCCTTGCCTACAGACAAGGAGTTTTTCTACTGGACGTTTGACGAAGctgacgagaaggcgagactcTTGGGATCAGGCCTCACCGAGCTGCTGCGGGAAGGCGTAGTCTCTGTCGAGACGTTTGCGGATGAGACGAGGAACGGAGGCAAATTCGCGAACGTCGGCATTCTCCTCCACAGCCGCAGAGAGTGGATCCTCACCGACTTGGCCATCTCCGCGTATCCTCCCCTGACCAGCGTCACTCTGCACTACACCTTTCCGCCTGATCACATGAAAGCCATTCTCCTCGAAGCAG GTGTGTCCACCCTGGTGACTGACGTGGAGCAGCTGAAGGTTGTGAACGAGTTGAAGGCGGACCTACCGCTCCTCAGGGGTCTGGTCGTCGTCAATCTcgcggaggagacggcgcGGCTGGCAGCCGAGAAgcctgaagagaaggagaagcttcTGAAACTGGTGGAAGAACTGCGCGCGAAGGACGTCCAAGTTTTCGACTTTCAAGACATActcgagaaaggcagaagggCCTACATCCCCCCCATCATGGAACAAGACCCCGAACGCATCTTCACCATCGTCTACACCTCCG GAACGACCGGCAACCCCAAGGGTGTGATGATGTCGAACCGGAACTTTGTGCGCGAGATTCAAGGTTGCTTGCATATCAACGACTACACGCTGATGTTGGACGACGACTTCCTGCACTTTGCACTGCTGCCGCTCTCTCACGTTTTCGAGCGAATGGTGGAGTACGTGGCGTACGGCTTCGGCGCGGCGGTCGCCTACTTCTCGCGCAAGAAGGAATTGCTCGCCGACGACTGGCGATTCGCTCGGCCGTCCTGTCTCATCATGGTTCCGCGAGTCGCGGCGCTGGTGCTGGACAGCATCGAGACGCAGATGCAGCAGCTGCCTTTTCTGAAGCGCGCGGCGCTGAACTTTGCGATCGGCcggaaactgcatgcgcgccggGCCTTCGTGGCGGCCGCGGGGCGCCCGGAGCCAGAGCTCCCCGCGCGCCAGCAGTCGATGGCGTCTGCGAACTCCTCGATGAGTGCCCAGAGCGCCAGCAGCGCATGCGGCGCGTGCAGTGTCCGCGGCGCGCCGCCGCTCCAGGCCTTTTGGTATGACAAGGTTTTGGGGGCTTCTGCGACGCTACAGACGCGGCTGTTTGGGTGCGCGGGTCGCAttcgctttctgctttcggGTGGCGGGAAGCTCAATCCCGACGTCCAGGAGAAGCTCGAGGCGTACCTCGCCACCAGCTTCCTCCAGGGGTGGGGCATGACGGAAACCTCCGGCGCAGGGTGCTGGCAAGCACGCGCGGGCGACGGGAGCCTGGACAACGCAGGCGGTCCGAGCGCCGTGATGGAGATGAAGCTGCGATCCTGGGAAGAGTACGACGCCGAGCGCATGGAACGACCTCAGGGCGAGTTGCTTGTGCGCGGAGAGAACGTGTTTGAGGGGTACTTTCGCCAGAAGGCCATGACCGACGATGCGTTCGTCTTTgacgaacaggaagaaggTCGGGaccagggagaagaagcgatcTGGCGCAGCCGCTGGCTCGCGACGGGGGACATCGTCGAGATCCAGCCGAATGGCTCGATCAAGATCATCGACCGGAAGAAGAGTCTGATAAAACTCGCGCAGGGCGAGTACCTGCAGACGGAGAAACTTGAGAGCATCTACGGCCGCAGTGCGTTCGTCGACAACATCTTTGTCCACGGCTACGACTCGCAGTCGTATCCCGTCGCCGTCGTCGTGCCGAACAGACAGACCGTCGCACTCTGGGCTGAGAAACGCGGCGCGACGCCCAAGGCCGCGGAGCTTACCGACGAGCAATTCGCAGAACTTCTGCGGGAGGCCGAGCTCAAGAAAGATGTGTTGCTGGACCTCAACCGCCTCGCGGTAGACGCGAACCTCCTCGGCTTCGAAAAAGTTAAAAACGTACACCTCACCACCGACGTGTGGACTCCCGACAACGGCATGCTCACCCCCACCTTCAAAACCAAGCGCGCCGTCATGGCCAAAACCTACAAAGCAGACATGGACCGTTTGTACGACGAACTCAGCCACAGCGTGTAA
- a CDS encoding hypothetical protein (encoded by transcript TGME49_310090), translating into MGDWARAARAFISQASAGDAQKNASVSRETKKKSTRRQVYRQQRRRQRSGLAACETCARVPLCPEELSRCRRSEAAPALQSPRLVQFFSFGTPSATNRREFLAPASRPRARDCRAVLAAHAAIDLQHAAAPSTRSPRRGRETKLFSLHLQRGVPVYVQLKTERHLQAAAVWGELGGSRGAVGASTRLCMLLGVCLCRESPFWKCTRVLFRILGPGLEVCTFRSVSGDTSPTQLLALKRTSVDAARWPRNCRSRMKKWRAGMLRSFASLKFGREAANVKVKVSASEEKSPK; encoded by the coding sequence ATGGGCGACTGGGCGAGGGCGGCGCGCGCCTTCATCTCGCAAGCCTCCGCGGGAGACGCGCAGAAGAACGCCTCAGTCTCtcgggagacgaaaaagaagagcacTCGGCgtcaggtgtacagacagcagagacgtcGACAGCGCTCGGGACTGGCGGCTTGCGAGACATGTGCGCGTGTTCCGCTTTGTCCGGAAGAGCTTTCGCGATGTCGCAGGTCTGAAGCGGCTCCTGCTCTGCAATCCCCGCGGCTTGTGCaatttttttctttcggaACGCCCTCCGCGACAAACAGGCGCGAGTTCCTCGCACCCGCTTCTCGACCTCGCGCCAGAGACTGTCGCGCTGTCTtggccgcgcatgcagccatcGATTTGCAACACGCTGCCGCGCCGTCAACGAGGTCCccgcgaagaggaagggaaacGAAACTCTTTTCCCTGCACCTCCAGAGGGGTGttccggtgtatgtacagctgaagacggagagacacttGCAAGCAGCTGCCGTGTGGGGAGAGCTGGGCGGAAGTCGAGGGGCTGTCGGAGCCTcgacgcgtctctgcatgttgttgggtgtgtgtctgtgtcgagAGTCGCCGTTCTGGAAATGCACTCGAGTCCTGTTTAGGATTTTGGGTCCTGGGCTCGAGGTCTGCACTTTCCGGAGCGTAAGTGGCGACACGAGTCCCACCCAGCTGTTGGCTTTGAAAAGAACCTCTGTTGACGCTGCGCGATGGCCTAGAAATTGCAGGTCACGTATGAAAAAATGGAGAGCTGGGATGCTGAGAAGCTTTGCCTCTTTGAAATtcggcagagaggcagcgaaTGTGAAAGTCAAAGTGTCCGCAAGTGAAGAGAAGTCCCCAAAGTAG
- a CDS encoding mannosyltransferase (pig-m) protein (encoded by transcript TGME49_310100~Predicted trans-membrane domain (TMHMM2.0):107-130:231-254:284-307:345-368:379-402:421-444:464-487:539-562) has translation MAPRPDAKKEKPGSASSSAAPGVAQRLAAPFHRVCVHLREAPASRLRLYVYAYAALLRAALIVYGEWQDRNLRVKFTDIDYKVYSDAARHVVEFESPYRRHTYRYTPLIAFLCVGNVVLHSACGKILFAAADLLLSLLTEKLLLLLASEQIPREEPGEKPVALRASPLASSANAASLLLSSLQSPSSSSLSSPPSSSSLSSPPSSSSLSSPPSSSPPSPRPSSPCSAQASATPAVSAFLLPALCWTIFPVAAAVSTRGNADVVPSLLCLLLLFLLRTNRLDAAAVCYGLAVHVKIFPVVYGIPILLFLRGKPLGRALAPADHVLRLPRVDTAALLSPTSLVAFLSALSQLFGAAAFLFALPLALPLRLLPRLNAAQWRFGLLSVGTFFGLGGIFYLCYGWPFLDAAYLYHFSRVDIRHNFSLFFYLLYLSAQIPSKALGIITFVPQMATCLLVGCYYAQKGKLELALFLQTLIFVALNKVCTAQYFLWWLALLPFAVASTDMRPRTCWQIVRLLAFFEATHFAWLFFGYEIEFLGKPSFFPMFVASLFFALAQFLIVWFFILKTSRRTSLLRSKDA, from the exons ATGGCGCCGCGTCCAGAcgcaaaaaaagagaagcctGGCTCTGCGAGTTCGTCGGCCGCCCCCGGCGTCGCTCAGCGCCTCGCCGCCCCGTTCCACCGGGTGTGCGTACACCTCAGGGAGGCGCCGGCGTCGCGGCTCCGGCTGTACGTGTACGCGTACGCGGCGCTTCTCCGGGCGGCGTTGATTGTCTACGGCGAGTGGCAGGACCGGAACCTGCGTGTGAAGTTCACCGACATCGACTACAAGGTGTACAGCGACGCCGCGCGACATGTTGTGGAGTTCGAGTCGCCCTACAGACGCCATACCTATCGATACACACCACTCattgcgtttctctgcgtaGGCAACGTCGTGCTCCACTCTGCATGCGGGAAGATCCTGTTCGCGGCTGCAgacctgcttctctcgctgttgaCGGAGAAGCTCCTGCTGCTCCTCGCCTCAGAGCAGATCCCTCGCGAGGAGCCTGGCGAGAAACCCGTTGCCCTCAgagcctctcctctcgcctcctccgcgAACGCGGCCAGTCTGctgctctcctcgctgcagtcgccctcgtcttcttcgctctcttcgccaccgtcgtcttcttcactctcttcgccaccctcgtcttcttcactctcctctccgccgtcgtcttctccgccgtccccgcgaccttcttctccctgctccGCACAAGCGTCGGCAACGCCCGCCGTcagcgcctttcttcttcctgcgctCTGCTGGACCATCTTCCCCGTGGCCGCGGCTGTCAGCACACGGGGAAATGCAGAcgtcgttccttctcttctttgtctcctcctccttttcctcctgcGAACGAACCGCCTCGACGCCGCCGCTGTGTG ctaTGGCCTCGCGGTGCATGTGAAGATCTTCCCCGTCGTGTACGGCATCCCcattcttctttttcttcgagggAAACCTCTTGGGCGC GCTCTCGCTCCGGCAGACCATgtgcttcgtctcccccgCGTAGACACCGCTGCTCTGTTGTCTCCGACTTcgctcgtcgccttcctctctgcgctctcgcAACTCTTCGGAGCCGCCGCCTTCCTGTTCGCCCTCCCgctcgcgcttcctctccgaCTCCTCCCGCGCCTCAACGCTGCGCAGTGGAGATTTGGCCTCCTCAGTGTCGGCACTTTCTTTGGGCTCGGCGGGATCTTCTACCTCTG CTACGGATGGCCGTTCCTCGACGCGGCGTATCTTTACCATTTTTCGCGCGTGGACATCCGCCACaacttctcgctcttcttctactTGCTCTACCTCTCTGCTCAAATCCCCTCCAAG GCACTTGGCATCATCACGTTCGTTCCCCAGATGGCGACATGCCTGCTCGTCGGCTGCTACTACGCGCAGAAGGGGAAGCTGGAGCTCGCGCTCTTCCTTCAg ACTCTCATCTTTGTGGCGCTCAACAAAGTGTGCACCGCACAG TATTTCCTGTGGTGGCTCGCGCTCCTGCCCTTCGCCGTCGCCAGCACGGACATGCGGCCG cggACTTGCTGGCAGATCGTGAGGCTTCTGGCTTTCTTTGAGGCGACGCACTTTGCGTGGCTTTTCTTCGGCTACGAGATCGAGTTCCTCGGCAAACCGAGCTTCTTCCCA ATGTTCGTagcttccctcttcttcgccctgGCCCAATTCCTCATCGTTTGGTTCTTCATTCTGAAGACCAGCAGAAGGACCTCGCTTCTGCGGTCCAAAGACGCGtag
- a CDS encoding hypothetical protein (encoded by transcript TGME49_310110), with protein sequence MSPLVNSETNVHACRGANVGTLFMFERNAASSALQAWRADCRVCTVEEPSPPRSPVARSLLCSLFLSVPSRVFFSAPASPREPLPLESGLRLGGRRTSSFCPSVALAARRKNSISLCDERIASRCASQNSSLLACTLRSCRR encoded by the coding sequence ATGAGTCCGCTCGTCAATTCAGAGACAAACGTACATGCATGTAGAGGTGCAAACGTAGGTACCTTGTTTAtgttcgagagaaacgcggctTCCAGCGCACTGCAAGCATGGAGGGCAGACTGCCGTGTCTGTACAGTCGAGGAACCCTCCCCCCCCCGGAGTCCCGTAGCTCggtcgcttctctgttctctcttcctatCCGTTCCGTCGcgagtttttttctctgcacctGCGAGTCCCCGCGAGCCGCTCCCCTTGGAGTCTGGGCTCCGGCTGGGTGGACGAAGAACGTCTTCTTTTTGCCCGTCGGTGGCACTCGCTGCGCGACGAAAGAATAGCATCTCGCTGTGCGACGAAAGAATAGCGTCTCGCTGTGCTAGCCAGAattcgtcgcttctcgcaTGCACTTTGAGATCATGCAGACGCTGA
- a CDS encoding hypothetical protein (encoded by transcript TGME49_310118), whose protein sequence is MPVLTHCSLHTRGEGDCPETDRRRAKTKSDTKTDGEEKEKETDGEGERGECGGGVGVEDVGRFRLFDRHRLVELLPEGLAGELSRDVEMIPSATSPIGVMLRKATLELQMQLELFARVHAKSSADTRGETPLPRKRKETRKDGERDAREKKKDEGKDKDGGVGGRGLEEIGSRRSEDEWRERLSELRPFDARLAAVQRGFLLDGHRGVGKSCVLNYLIPWARENNWLVVYEPLPSRYAREIGDIKRSSAGVYIQSSFSQEFLERLGRFNRRLLEELPVARRCYGQAALDGVHRLYAERSYHSLLEKALEKDLDEIREQRDEELKRGSPHSGKDADLLDSQLREEILLARERLALWHTYRREVSIPSMKSRLPNPASVWEIAEFGLQNEAFATQALYEVWEQLKKQTQLNVLIAVDEWNECFPVSEYVSMRYEGTRFNGHIPAFHLSTPRLLSRFDDAQQFQRGLKICATSWRRSNRRDYRPDLLGVRQEEIRTVRNFSPLEFANFVAYYHKKKILHEFPREKLDYFYMLSGGNGFQARRLLASLY, encoded by the exons ACAAAGTCCGACACAAaaacagacggagaagaaaaagaaaaagagacagatggagaaggagagagaggagagtgTGGGGGAGGCGTTGGTGTTGAAGACGTAGGACGGTTCCGACTCTTCGACAGACACAGGCTCGTCGAACTTCTCCCAGAAGGCCTCGCAG GTGAACTTTCTCGAGACGTGGAGATGATTCCCTCGGCGACGAGTCCGATAGGAGTGATgctgaggaaggcgacgcttGAACTGCAGATGCAGCTCGAGCTGTTTgcacgcgtgcatgcaaagtcGAGCGCAGACACCCGAGGGGAAACTCCACTcccgagaaagaggaaagaaacgcgcaaagacggggagagagacgcgcgcgagaagaagaaggacgaaggaaaagacaaagacggaGGTGTGGGGGGGAGGGGTCTCGAAGAAATCGGCTCAAGACGTTCCGAGGACGAGTGGAGAGAACGCCTTTCTGAACTGCGACCATTCGACGCTCGTCTCGCTGCAGTGCAGAGAGGGTTCCTTTTGGATGGCCACCGAGGCGTCGGCAAA AGCTGCGTGCTGAACTACTTGATTCCCTgggcgagggagaacaaCTGGCTGGTCGTCTACGAGCCTTTGCCGTCGCGATATGCGCGCGAAATCGGAGACATCAAACGCTCCTCCGCTGGGGTGTACATCCAG TCGTCATTCTCCCAAGAATTTCTGGAGCGGCTCGGCCGCTTCAACAGGCGCCTCCTGGAGGAGTTACCTGTGGCGCGGCGCTGCTACGGCCAGGCCGCACTCGACGGG GTTCACCGGCTGTACGCCGAGCGCAGCTACCACAGTTTGTTGGAGAAGGCGCTGGAGAAGGATCTGGACGAAAttcgagagcagagagacgaagagttGAAGAGAGGTTCTCCCCACTCTGGCAAAGACGCAGATCTCCTCGACTCTCAG CTGCGCGAGGAGATTCTGCTGGCGCGCGAGCGCTTGGCGCTGTGGCACACGTATCGTCGAGAAGTCTCGATTCCCTCCATGAA GTCGCGTCTTCCGAATCCAGCGTCGGTCTGGGAAATAGCAGAATTTGGATTACAGAACGAGGCGTTCGCCACCCAGGCGCTCTACGAAGTTTGGGAGCAGCTGAAAAAGCAAACGCAACTGAATGTCCTCATCGCAGTCG ACGAGTGGAACGAGTGCTTTCCGGTCAGCGAATACGTCTCGATGCGCTACGAAGGCACACGGTTCAACGGCCATATCCCTGCCTTCCACCTCTCCACgccgcggcttctctcccgcttcgaCGATGCCCAACAATTTCAACGAg gcttGAAGATCTGCGCAACCTCCTGGCGCCGCTCGAATCGGCGCGACTACCGGCCGGACCTGTTGGGCGTGCG ACAAGAGGAGATTCGAACTGTGCGCaatttctcgcctctcgagtTCGCCAACTTTGTCGCGTATTACCACAAAAAGAAAATCCTACACGAGTTCCCCCGGGAAAAACTCGATTATTTCTACATGCTCTCTG GTGGGAACGGCTTTCAGGCGCGGCGCCTCTTGGCTTCTCTGTACTAG